CCAGAACATGGCCGAGTTGCAGCTTGCGCGCGGCCAGTGGGAGCAGGCGGAGAACTACGCCGAGCGCTCCTGGGAACTGGGTCCGCAGGTCGGTGATATCTGCCGTCGCAACTGGCAGGCCATGGCCCTGGCACGTGAACGCAATGGGCAGGTGGTTCAGGCCGAGCAGGCGCGTGAGCGGGCTCGCGTGTGCCCGCTCGAACCGCCCGAGCGGTTCTGACCCCGACCTGGCCGTGAGCCGATCGCTGGCAGAACTTTTCGGTGCCGATGGCCCGCTGGCCGAACGGCTGCCGGCTTTCCGGCCGCGCTCGGGCCAGCTCGAGCTGGCCGAAACCATTGATCGTTGCCTGGCCGGCGGCCAGGATCTGGTGGCCGAGGCGGCGACCGGCACGGGCAAGACCCTGGCCTACCTGTTGCCGGTCCTTTTGCGTGGCGAGCGCACCATCATCTCGACTGGCACACTCAATCTGCAGGACCAGTTATTCCGGCGCGACCTGCCGATGGCGCTCGAGGCCCTGGGCGTTGAGCGCAAGACGGCCCTGCTCAAGGGGCGTGGCAATTATCTTTGTCTGCACCGGCTCGAACGTCATCTCGCCGAAGCCGAGTTGTTCGACGAGGTTGCCGAGGAGTTGCGCACCGTGCAGCGCTGGTCACGCCAGACCCAAAGCGGCGAGATCAGCGAGGTCGACAGCATTTCCAGCCAGTCGCGCGTGTGGCCGCTGGTGACCTCGACCCAGGACAACTGCCTGGGCAGCGAATGCCCATTCCTGTCCGACTGCCACCTGGTGCAGGCGCGGCGCCGCGCCCAGGAGGCCGACGTGGTGGTTGTCAATCACCACCTGTTGTTCGCCGACATGGCCCTCAAACAGACCGGCTTCGGCGAAGTGCTGCCCGGGGCCGAGACGGTCGTCATCGACGAGGCCCACCAGGTTCCGGACACGGCCATGCGCTTTTTTTCGCGCGGCTTGAGCGCCTGGCAGGTCCGTGAGCTCGCGCGCGACACCCTGGCGGCCTGTGGCGGGTCTGCCGGCAGTCTCAAGTTTCTGCGCGAGCCAACCGAGAATCTGCGTGCGGCCCTGGAGCAGGCCATGAGCGCCTGTGCCGATCTGCCGCCGCGCGGTGAATATTCCGGCCTGCGCAGGCAGCTCGACGAGTTGCAGGCACTGGCTCGGGCACTCAATGACCTGGCCCGCGCGCTCGATCCACTGGCCGAGCGCACGCGCGACCTGAGCAACTGTGCCGAGCGGGCGGCGGTCCTGCACGACGGCCTGCACGACTTCCTCGTCGGCCGCGAAGGCTACGTGCGCTGGTTCAGCTCGCGCAACGGGCGCTTCCAGCTCAATCTGACACCGCTCGACGTGGCTGCGCCGCTGACAGAACTGCGCGAGCGCGTGCCGGCGACCTGGGTGATGACCTCGGCGACGCTGGCGGTCAACGGGCGCTTCGAGCATTTCACCCGACGGCTCGGCCTGGATTCGGCCGAAGAGCTGGTCGTGGAAAGCCCATTCGACTATCCGGCCCAGACCCGCCTGTGGATTCCCGACCAGCTGCCCGAACCGCGCGACCCTTCGCATACCGAGTCGCTGCTCGAGCAGGTGTTGCCACTGCTCAGGGCCGCCGGCGGGCGCGCCTTCCTGCTATTCACCTCGCATCGCGCCCTGCAGCGGGCGGCGCAGTGGCTGCGATCGCATTCCGACTTCAAGTTGCTGATTCAGGAAGACGCGCCGCGTCATGTGCTGCTCGAGCGTTTTCGCACCAGCCCCAACAGCCTGCTATTGGGCGCGGCCAGTTTCTGGGAAGGGGTCGACGTGCCGGGTCGGGCGCTGAGCGTGGTGGTGATCGACAAGCTGCCTTTTGCCGCGCCTGACGATCCAGTGCTGGAGGCCACGCTCAAGGCCGTGCGCGAGGCCGGCGAGAATCCGTTTACCACGGTGCAGTTGCCGCAGGCGGTGCTGGCGCTCAAGCAGGGGGCCGGACGGCTGATTCGTCAGTCCGATGATTTCGGCGTGTTGGTGCTCGGCGATCCACGCATCCTGCAAAAGCCCTACGGCCGGATCTTCCTCAAGAGCCTGCCGCCGATGACGCGTGCAGACAGCGCCAGCGAAGTGGCTGAATTCCTGCGCGAGCGATTGGCGGCATGATACGGCTGGGTATCGAGACAGCAACCGATTTCTGCGCCGTGGCGTTGGCCGTCGACGGCGATGTGCGCGTACGTGAGCAACTCGCGCCACGGCGTCATGCCGAGCTGCTGCTGCCCTGGATCGGCGAACTACTGGCCGAGGCGGGCATCGGCTATTGCGACCTCGATGCACTGGCAGTCTCGCGCGGACCGGGCGGCTTCACCAGCCTGCGCATCGGGCTGGGTGCGGCGCAGGGCATTGCCCTGGCCCACGATCTGCCGATCCACCCGGTCTCGACCCTCGCGGCGCTGGCGCATGCGGCCGACCCGGAGACACGCTCGCCGCATGTCCTGGCGGTGCTCGATGCGCGCATGTCGGAGATCTATGCCGGTTTCTTCGAACGCCGCGACGGCGCGCATGTGGCCATGGACCCCGAAGTGGTGGTACCGCCGCGGCAACTCGAGCTGCCGCACGACGGCCCATGGCTGGCTGCCGGTTCCGGCCTGGCGAACTACGGCGAGGAACTTGAAAGCGTACTGGACGGCAAGGTGAGCCAGGCGCTGCCGGAGGTCTGGCCCAACGCCCGCAGCGTTCTGGTACTGGCCGAGACCATCGAACCGGTGCCCGCCTGGGAACTGGAGCCGAAGTACGTGCGCGACGATGTGACGAGTTGAATCAAATCACAAATCTCAAGCACCAAATCTCAAACAAATTCGAAATTCCAATGACCGAATGAGCAAAGCTTGGCTCCGCCAAACGTGGGCCGCGGTTGTGTCTGTTTCGATCATTCGAACATTGGTGCTTGGAATTTGTTTGGAAATTGGTGCTTGGAACTTGGTACTTGGTCTTCCTTACACCAATTTCCGGAACAACCGATCATAGCGACTGGCTATTTCCGACCAACTCAGCCGCCGGGCAAACGCGTGACCGCGCTCGGCCAGTTTGCGGCGGCGCCCGTCGTCCTCTAGGAGATCGGCGACGGCGCGCGCGAAGGCATCCCAGTCGTCGCGGATGAGCAGCTCGCGGCCGTCGTTGACCGGCAGGCCCTCGCAACCCTTGCGGGTGCTGACCACCGCCAGACCGGCGGCGAAATAATCCAGGATCTTCATGCGTGTACCACCGCCGGAGGTCAGCGGCACGATGGCCAGGTCGCAGGCCTTGAGCGGGGCGGCCAGATGGTCGAGGCTGCCGGGCAGGTAGACATCGGGGTGGTCGATAGCGGCTGGCGGCTCGCTGCCGATTGCCAGCAGCTGCACACGGTGTCCCAGTTTGGCCAGGCGCGGCAGCAACTCGGCGATGCTGGTCAACAGGGCCTGCTTGTTGGGACCGTAGGAAAACGTGCCGTGGTAGGCCAGCACCGGACGATCGGGATCGAGCCCGAAGCGTTCGGACAGGATCTCGGGCTCGGCTCGGTCGAAGCGCTCGATGTCGACCCCGTGCGGAATGGTGACCAGGTTGGCCGGGTCCAGGCCGTCGTCGATAAGCTGGCGTCGATCGCGGTCGGAAACGCAGACGACGGCATCCATGCAGTTGGCCAGCTTGAGTTCGACACCCTTCAGGCGCTCGAACGCGGAATCCGACAGGTCGCCGACCTGGTCGGCCAGGCGCAGATACTCAACGTTGTGCTCGGCCAGCACGGCGCGTCCGCCGTTGAACAGCCGGCAGATGCGCGCTGACTGTGCGTAGGCGGGAAACTCGGCCAGCGCGGTGGCGGCATCGATCTGCCGGCCGACCCAGGCGGCGCGCAGGCCGTAGCCGGGGTCGTACAGCGGCCAGTACAGGAAGGCGTTGCTGGCCGGCAGACCGCGCAGGCGATGGAGTAGGTGGCTGAGGGCCCGTGGCAGGCTCAACAGCCGTAGCCACCCGGGTAGGGGCCTTTCGCGGATCTCACTATCTTCGATGCGGTAGTAGCGGCCACGATCGGCAGTCACGATGGCCACTGTCCGTCCGCCGGTGGAAAGCCCCCGGGCCGTCTCGACAATCTTGACCGCCGCGCCGTGGTCGGTCGGAAACAGGTCGGAGCGGGTGATGATGACCACGCCCTGGCCGTCGAGCTCACGCCGAAGCGGTCGCAGCAGCGCTCGGGTGAACATGCCGGTCAGGCTGGGACGGCGTTCCAGGCTGCCGGTCGAAGCGCTGGTCACGCCGGCCGAGGACGCTACGAAACGGCGTTTGCGTGCCCGGCCGAGCCAGTCGACCAGGGGCGCCAGGCAGGTTTTGTCGTCGTAATGCGTTGTGGCCAGTTCGCGGGCTGCAGCCGTTTTCTCGCGCCAGCGTTCCGGCTTTTCGAGCGCCTCGAGCACCGCCTTGCGGGCTTGCCCGGGTGAATCGACCACCCAGCCGGCATCATGGGCGCGAATCAATTCGGCCATCGGCAGGCAACTGTTGATCAGGACCGGCAGGCCAGCTTCCAGGAAAGAAGCGATACGAAAGGGCTGGGCCATTTCGCGCTCGAGATTGGGCCGGGCGAGCTCCACGCCGATGTGCGCGCGTGTGGCGAGAAAGTCCTGCCAGTCCTGCCAGGGGACCAGGCCGTGCTCCTCGGCCTCGGCACTGGCGTGACGCGGTCCGAAATGATGCAGGCGCACGCGTCCGGACTGCCCTTCGGGAACCAGTTGATCCAGCCAGCCGTCGGTTCGGCGCCAGGGCCACTGGCGGCCGCCGGTGGCGAGCACCAGCGGTTCCGAGTGATCAAGACGCGGCCGGGCCGGAGCACGGATCGGCAAGGGAACCTCGACAATCGGTACTTCGCGCCTGAGATCGGCGCCGTCGGCCAGCAGCCAGGCCGCCAGCAGGCTGCGCTGGCGGTCGTTACCCACCAGCATCAGGTCGACCCGAGAGAGCGCCTTCAAATAGCGTTGGATGTAATGCTGCGAGGCCACCGGATCGACGAAATGCGCCTCCAGGGGTCGTGGCGCGATGCAATCAGCGATGACCGGCAGCGAAAGCGAATCGGGTAGGCGCTCGGCCAGCTGCCAGTAACCCAGCAGCAGGCAGTCGGGGCGTACGCTTGGCAGCAACCCGGCGATTGCCTCGTTAGTCCAGTCTTCCTGCCAGTGATGTTCGACTTCGAGCCCGGCCCGTTCCAGGCCAGCGATCAGCCGCGCGCTACGCAGCTGGTTACCGGTCGCCGAGCGATCGGCCTCGAACGGCGCTTCCTCGGTCAGGTAGAGAATGCGCATCGCTTCAGCGCCCGTTGCCCGAATGTCGCAGGGCCTCGAGCAGGTCGTCGGTGCCCCGGCGGTCCTTTCGGTAGCGCTCGACGATTTCGCGGCAGTGCTCATAGCCGGCCTCGATCAGGCTCTTCTTGACGCCGGCGACCTGGGCCGGCGGCATGCTGAAATGCGTCACGCCGAGACCCAGCAGCATGCGTGCGGCGCGCTCGTCCCCGGCCAGTTCGCCGCACACCGTGACTTCGATGCCCTGGTGCCTGCCGGCCTCTACGGTGCGCGCCAACAGCTCCAGCAGACCGGGATGGGTCGGATCGTACAGGTAGCTGACCAGCTCGTCCTGGCGATCGATGGCGAGTACGTACTGGATCAGGTCATTGGTGCCGATGGACAGGAAGTCGAGTTCCCTGGCCATGGCCTGGACGTCGAGGGCGGCTGCCGGGGTCTCGATCATGCCGCCGACGGGCAGTTCCGGATCGATGGTCAGGCCCTCGGCGCGAAGCTCCTCGCGGCACTCGGCGATCAGCTGCCGGGCCTGGGCGATTTCGGCGGTGGTCGTGAGCATCGGCAGGAGAATGCGCACCGGCCCCTCGACCGATGCGCGCAGGATGGCGCGCAACTGCTCGCGGAACAGGTCGGTGACCGACAGCGACAGGCGCAGACCGCGCAGGCCCAGAGCCGGGTTGGGTCCGCGGGTCAGTGCCAGGGCGTCCGGCAGCTTGTCGCCACCGGCATCGAGCGTGCGAATGGTCACCGGTCGGCCGGCCATGGCGCGCAGGGCATTGCAGTAGGCACGGTACTGGGCATCTTCGTCGGGAATCTGGTCGTCGAGAAACAGGTATTCGGTGCGCATCAGGCCGATGCCCGTCACGCCGGCTTCCAGGCAGTTTTCGAATTCGATTGGCAGTTCGGCGTTTCCGAACAGGTGAAAGGAGCGGCCGTCGTGGGTGCGCGAGGGCTGCGCAAGATAGCGTTTGAGCTCGTTGCGGTGGCGCAGGCTGGCCGCCTGCTTGTCGCTGTAGTGTCGCTGTAGATTTTCGTCCGGACGGACCAGCACCGCGCCGTAGTGGCCGTCGAGAACGACCAGCTCGCCTTCTTCCAACAGCTCGAGCGCGTGGTGTACACCCAGTACCATCGGAATCTCGAGGCTGCGGGCCAGAATGGCGGAGTGCGACCAGGGGCCGCCGTGCTCGGTGATCAGTCCGGCGACGCGGCGCTGACTGAGAATGGTCAGATCGGCCGGCGCCAGTTCGGCTGCGACCAGGATGGTGTCGTCGAGTCGGTGCGGCACCTGGGTGCTGAACAGCGCCGAAGGCTGCTCGGCCAGCTCGCGCTGGATCAGGCTGACGACCTGCTCGAGGTCTTCGCGCCGGAGCGCGAGATACTCGTCATCGAGGCGCCGGAATTCTTCCTGCAGGCTTTCGCCCTGCAGGGCCAGGGCCCACTCGGCGTTGATTTGCTGATCGCGAATGCGCTCGCGGGCCGCCTCGATCAGCATCGGATCCTGGAGGATCAGGCGGTGGGCCTCGAGCAGTTCGCGGGCTGTCTCATTGCCGGATCCGCCGACGCGCTCGAGCACCCCCGACAGGAAGCGGTCGCCGCGCTGAACCGCCTGCCGCATGCGCTCGGTCTCGGCCTCGACGGCGTCGGCATCGAGGTGATATTCGGGCAGGGTCAGCTCGCCCGGCGTAAGCCGGTGCACCCGACCCAGGGCAATGCCGGAGGTGACACCGATGCCGGTCAGTGTCAGGCTCATTCGTCTTCTCCGAAGCGGTCGGCCACGAGTTTGGCAATCGTCCGGGCGGCCTCGTCCTCGTCTGGCCCATCCACCTCCAGCGTCAGCTCTCTGCCGCAAGGGGCGGCCAGCAACAGCACCCCCATGATCGACTTGGCGTTGACGCGCTTGTCGCCGTGCGCCAGCCAGATCCGGCTGTCGAAACCGGAAGCAGCCTGAACCAGCTTGCTGGCGGCACGCGCGTGCAGTCCGAGCCGGTTGACCAGTTCGAGCTCGACTCGCTTCATGTCTGCACCACCCCCTGAATGCCGCCGGTGGCGGCCAGTTTGGCCAGTTCGGCCGGCGCTCGGGCCGCGTGGTTGACCACCTTGAGCAGCATCGGCAGGTTCAGCCCGGAGACGACCGGGGTGCCTGCTTCCGAGGCGGCTCGTGAGGCCAGGTTGTGGGGGGTGGCACCCGGCAGGTCGGTCAGCACCAGGGCGCCGTCGCCGTCGGCAGCGGCGGCCAGCGCAGTGCGAAGGGCATCGAGCGTCGCCTCGACATCGGCCTGGTAGCTGACCGCGATCGTCACCACCGGAAGAGAGCGGCCGAGGATGTGCTCGGCCTGGCGCCGCACGGCCTCGCCCAGGTCGTCATGGGTGACCAGGACGATGCCCGTCACTGGCCGAGTTCCCGGTGACTGACGAGTACGCGAACGCCTTCCTCGCGTAGCTCGTGTGCGATCCGGTCGACAATGTAGACCGAACGGTGCTGCCCGCCGGTACAGCCGATGGCGACGGTGACCAGGCTGCGCTGATCCTCGGCCAGCGCCGGAAGCCAGCGCCGTACGAAGGTCAGCACGTCGTTACAAAAATCGTCCACGATGGGTTGCGCCTCGAGGTACTCGCGCACCGGCACTTCCAGTCCCGTATGGGCGCGCAGACCCGGCTGCCAGTGCGGGTTGGGAAGGCAGCGGGCATCGAAGACCATATCGACATCGCGCGGCACACCTCGCTTGTAGGCGAAGGACTCGAGCACCAGCGACTGCACCGACTCGTTGTCGGTCACGCCGATGGCGCGCCATACCTGGCGCCGAAGTTGGTGAATATTGTTTTCGGACGTATCGATGATCCAGTCGGCGCGTTCGCGGATGGGCGCGAGTAGCCCGCGCTCGGCCTCGATGGCCGCTTCCACGCCGCCGAGGTCGGCCAGGGGATGGCGTCGCCGCGTTTCACTGAAGCGCCGGATCAGTACGCGCGAATCGGTATCGAGAAAAAGTAGCCGGAAGGGACGGTCGCCGGACAGCGAGGCGAGCAGTTCCGGCAGTCGCTCAAGCCCTTCCGGACCGGAGCGGGCGTCGATGCCGATGGCCACGCGCGGGTAGCGATCGGGCTGGCTGCGGACCTCGCTGGCCAGCGCGGGCAGCAGGTTGCCTGGAAGATTGTCGACGCAGTAATAGCCGAGATCCTCGAGGGCGTGCAGGGCGACCGTCTTGCCGCTGCCTGACAGGCCGGAAATGATTATGAGCGGGCTAGCCTGCATGCTTCACCGGCCCTATAGGGAGCCTCCCGCAACGGTGTCGTCGTGCCCGTGCAGCGTTGTTCAGAGGCGCCCTGGTCATTGCTTGTCGGCCAGCAGCCGTCCGTGGCGTTCGACGAATTCGGCCGCGGCGTCGAAACCTTTCATGCGCAGCATGAAGTCGCGCACCGCGGCCTCGGCGATCACCGCCATGTTGCGGCCGGCCAGTACCGGCAGGTTGATCTGCGGGATTTTCAGATCGAGCACCTGGCGCTGGCTGTCGTTGCCCTTTAGGCGGTCGATGTCGGCGTCTGCCTCGCGCGGCATATTCAGGTGAATGATCAGGCGCAGGTATTTGCTGGCCTTGATTGCCGCATCGCCGAACATGCGCCGGATGTTGAGAATACCCAGGCCGCGGACTTCCAGGCATTCCTTGAGCACCGGCGGGCAGGAACCTTCGACGATGTCGGGCGTGAGCTGTGTGAACTCGGGCGCGTCATCGGCGATCAGGCGATGGCCGCGAGTCAGGAGTTCGAGTGCCAGCTCACTCTTGCCGGTGCCGGACTCGCCAGTGATCAAAACGCCGATGGTGAAAATCTCCATGAACACGCCGTGCAGGGTCTCCCGCGACGCCAGGCGGCGTGAGATCTGGTATTCAAGGAAATTGACCAGTTCCCAATCGTTCTGACTGGAGGTCAGGACCGGGGTGTCGGTCTCGCGCGCCTGTTTGAGCAGATCGTCGGCCACTTCCAGGCTGTTGGCGACGATAATCGCCGCTGGACGGGCGTCCATGATGCGCGCCAGGGTTTCCCAGCGGGTGCGCGCATCGAGGCCTTCGAGCCAGTCGTATTCCTCGCGCCCGATGACCTGGATGCGGGTCGAATGAATGAGATTGAGAAATCCGACCAGAGAGGGCCGCGAGTGGAAGCCGGTCGGCTCGAGTTCGCGCCGGACTGCTTCCGACTTGCCGTTGACCCAGTGCAGGTCGAGGCGGTCGGAAAACTGCTCGTAGAGCTCTGCCGGCGTGACGCGCTGACTCATTGCGCCGCGGTTTCGGCCGGGTTTTCCGACAGCAGACGCAGCAGCTCGTCGGCGTCGTCGATCTGGCGCAGGGCATCGCGCTGGACTTGCCGTCCGAGCCGGTCAGCCATCTCGGCCAGCAGCTTCAGGTGCGAGTCGGTGCACTGACCGGGTACGGCCAGTGCGAAGAACAGGTCGACTTTCTCGTGGTCGGGGGCATCGAAGTCGATCGGCCGTTTGAGCCGGATCATCGCCCCGGCAACGGCCTCCTGGTTGTCGACCCGGCCGTGCGGGATGGCCACGCCGTGGCCCAGCCCGGTCGAGCCCAGCCGCTCGCGCTGACACAGGCTGTCGAAGATTTCGCGAGCGTTTGCACTGCCGGACGCGTTGGCCAACAGTTCGGCCGCCTTCTCCAGCAACGTCTTCTTGCTCGATACCGAAACATTGATCGCGATGCGATCGTTCGCGAGCACG
The Wenzhouxiangella sp. XN201 genome window above contains:
- a CDS encoding PTS sugar transporter subunit IIA: MQLVDVLANDRIAINVSVSSKKTLLEKAAELLANASGSANAREIFDSLCQRERLGSTGLGHGVAIPHGRVDNQEAVAGAMIRLKRPIDFDAPDHEKVDLFFALAVPGQCTDSHLKLLAEMADRLGRQVQRDALRQIDDADELLRLLSENPAETAAQ
- the ptsP gene encoding phosphoenolpyruvate--protein phosphotransferase, with amino-acid sequence MSLTLTGIGVTSGIALGRVHRLTPGELTLPEYHLDADAVEAETERMRQAVQRGDRFLSGVLERVGGSGNETARELLEAHRLILQDPMLIEAARERIRDQQINAEWALALQGESLQEEFRRLDDEYLALRREDLEQVVSLIQRELAEQPSALFSTQVPHRLDDTILVAAELAPADLTILSQRRVAGLITEHGGPWSHSAILARSLEIPMVLGVHHALELLEEGELVVLDGHYGAVLVRPDENLQRHYSDKQAASLRHRNELKRYLAQPSRTHDGRSFHLFGNAELPIEFENCLEAGVTGIGLMRTEYLFLDDQIPDEDAQYRAYCNALRAMAGRPVTIRTLDAGGDKLPDALALTRGPNPALGLRGLRLSLSVTDLFREQLRAILRASVEGPVRILLPMLTTTAEIAQARQLIAECREELRAEGLTIDPELPVGGMIETPAAALDVQAMARELDFLSIGTNDLIQYVLAIDRQDELVSYLYDPTHPGLLELLARTVEAGRHQGIEVTVCGELAGDERAARMLLGLGVTHFSMPPAQVAGVKKSLIEAGYEHCREIVERYRKDRRGTDDLLEALRHSGNGR
- a CDS encoding ATP-dependent DNA helicase → MSRSLAELFGADGPLAERLPAFRPRSGQLELAETIDRCLAGGQDLVAEAATGTGKTLAYLLPVLLRGERTIISTGTLNLQDQLFRRDLPMALEALGVERKTALLKGRGNYLCLHRLERHLAEAELFDEVAEELRTVQRWSRQTQSGEISEVDSISSQSRVWPLVTSTQDNCLGSECPFLSDCHLVQARRRAQEADVVVVNHHLLFADMALKQTGFGEVLPGAETVVIDEAHQVPDTAMRFFSRGLSAWQVRELARDTLAACGGSAGSLKFLREPTENLRAALEQAMSACADLPPRGEYSGLRRQLDELQALARALNDLARALDPLAERTRDLSNCAERAAVLHDGLHDFLVGREGYVRWFSSRNGRFQLNLTPLDVAAPLTELRERVPATWVMTSATLAVNGRFEHFTRRLGLDSAEELVVESPFDYPAQTRLWIPDQLPEPRDPSHTESLLEQVLPLLRAAGGRAFLLFTSHRALQRAAQWLRSHSDFKLLIQEDAPRHVLLERFRTSPNSLLLGAASFWEGVDVPGRALSVVVIDKLPFAAPDDPVLEATLKAVREAGENPFTTVQLPQAVLALKQGAGRLIRQSDDFGVLVLGDPRILQKPYGRIFLKSLPPMTRADSASEVAEFLRERLAA
- the hprK gene encoding HPr(Ser) kinase/phosphatase, translating into MSQRVTPAELYEQFSDRLDLHWVNGKSEAVRRELEPTGFHSRPSLVGFLNLIHSTRIQVIGREEYDWLEGLDARTRWETLARIMDARPAAIIVANSLEVADDLLKQARETDTPVLTSSQNDWELVNFLEYQISRRLASRETLHGVFMEIFTIGVLITGESGTGKSELALELLTRGHRLIADDAPEFTQLTPDIVEGSCPPVLKECLEVRGLGILNIRRMFGDAAIKASKYLRLIIHLNMPREADADIDRLKGNDSQRQVLDLKIPQINLPVLAGRNMAVIAEAAVRDFMLRMKGFDAAAEFVERHGRLLADKQ
- a CDS encoding glycosyltransferase, which codes for MRILYLTEEAPFEADRSATGNQLRSARLIAGLERAGLEVEHHWQEDWTNEAIAGLLPSVRPDCLLLGYWQLAERLPDSLSLPVIADCIAPRPLEAHFVDPVASQHYIQRYLKALSRVDLMLVGNDRQRSLLAAWLLADGADLRREVPIVEVPLPIRAPARPRLDHSEPLVLATGGRQWPWRRTDGWLDQLVPEGQSGRVRLHHFGPRHASAEAEEHGLVPWQDWQDFLATRAHIGVELARPNLEREMAQPFRIASFLEAGLPVLINSCLPMAELIRAHDAGWVVDSPGQARKAVLEALEKPERWREKTAAARELATTHYDDKTCLAPLVDWLGRARKRRFVASSAGVTSASTGSLERRPSLTGMFTRALLRPLRRELDGQGVVIITRSDLFPTDHGAAVKIVETARGLSTGGRTVAIVTADRGRYYRIEDSEIRERPLPGWLRLLSLPRALSHLLHRLRGLPASNAFLYWPLYDPGYGLRAAWVGRQIDAATALAEFPAYAQSARICRLFNGGRAVLAEHNVEYLRLADQVGDLSDSAFERLKGVELKLANCMDAVVCVSDRDRRQLIDDGLDPANLVTIPHGVDIERFDRAEPEILSERFGLDPDRPVLAYHGTFSYGPNKQALLTSIAELLPRLAKLGHRVQLLAIGSEPPAAIDHPDVYLPGSLDHLAAPLKACDLAIVPLTSGGGTRMKILDYFAAGLAVVSTRKGCEGLPVNDGRELLIRDDWDAFARAVADLLEDDGRRRKLAERGHAFARRLSWSEIASRYDRLFRKLV
- the tsaB gene encoding tRNA (adenosine(37)-N6)-threonylcarbamoyltransferase complex dimerization subunit type 1 TsaB, with the translated sequence MIRLGIETATDFCAVALAVDGDVRVREQLAPRRHAELLLPWIGELLAEAGIGYCDLDALAVSRGPGGFTSLRIGLGAAQGIALAHDLPIHPVSTLAALAHAADPETRSPHVLAVLDARMSEIYAGFFERRDGAHVAMDPEVVVPPRQLELPHDGPWLAAGSGLANYGEELESVLDGKVSQALPEVWPNARSVLVLAETIEPVPAWELEPKYVRDDVTS
- the rapZ gene encoding RNase adapter RapZ, with amino-acid sequence MQASPLIIISGLSGSGKTVALHALEDLGYYCVDNLPGNLLPALASEVRSQPDRYPRVAIGIDARSGPEGLERLPELLASLSGDRPFRLLFLDTDSRVLIRRFSETRRRHPLADLGGVEAAIEAERGLLAPIRERADWIIDTSENNIHQLRRQVWRAIGVTDNESVQSLVLESFAYKRGVPRDVDMVFDARCLPNPHWQPGLRAHTGLEVPVREYLEAQPIVDDFCNDVLTFVRRWLPALAEDQRSLVTVAIGCTGGQHRSVYIVDRIAHELREEGVRVLVSHRELGQ
- a CDS encoding HPr family phosphocarrier protein → MKRVELELVNRLGLHARAASKLVQAASGFDSRIWLAHGDKRVNAKSIMGVLLLAAPCGRELTLEVDGPDEDEAARTIAKLVADRFGEDE